Proteins encoded by one window of Lathyrus oleraceus cultivar Zhongwan6 chromosome 1, CAAS_Psat_ZW6_1.0, whole genome shotgun sequence:
- the LOC127103172 gene encoding nudix hydrolase 4: MSVSSASSSSSSQNHNFLLILSFIFHINKKNNKNVVMGLLLSRSLACKFFYPLLFSKDVHNDFFPQQLENMISLVSPRTGRHLQRYEKGCRQVVGCIPYRYKSNGTQENEIEVLLISAQKGSGMQFPKGGWESDESMEQAALRETIEEAGVIGSVESNLGKWYYKSKRQPIMHEGYMFPLLVSKELDNWPEMNLRKRKWLSVDEAKEICPYAWMKEALDELVSRQTTNSI; this comes from the exons ATGTCTGTTTCTTCCgcttcttcttcatcatcttctcAAAATCATAATTTTCTTCTCATTCTCTCTTTCATTTTTCACATCaacaaaaaaaacaacaaaaacgTTGTAATGGGTCTTTTACTTTCAAGGAGTTTGGCTTGCAAGTTCTTTTACCCTTTGCTTTTTTCTAAGGATGTTCATAATGATTTCTTTCCTCAACAATTGGAAAACATGATCAGTTTGGTCTCTCCTCGAACTGGAAGACATTTGCAGCGATATGAAAAAGGGTGTCGCCAAGTTGTGGG ATGCATACCTTACAGATACAAAAGCAATGGAACCCAAGAAAATGAAATAGAAGTTCTTTTGATTAGTGCTCAAAAGGGTAGTGGAATGCAATTCCCAAAG GGTGGTTGGGAAAGTGATGAATCCATGGAACAAGCTGCTTTGAGAGAAACCATAGAAGAAGCTGGGGTTATTGGAAGTGTTGAA AGTAATTTGGGTAAATGGTATTATAAGAGCAAAAGGCAACCCATTATGCATGAAGGATACATGTTTCCTTTGCTTGTTAGCAAGGAGTTGGATAATTGGCCAGAAATGAACTTAAGAAAAAGAAAATGG TTGAGTGTGGATGAAGCAAAAGAAATATGCCCATATGCATGGATGAAGGAAGCTTTAGATGAATTGGTTAGTAGACAAACAACCAATTCAATCTAA